A genomic segment from Nocardiopsis sp. Huas11 encodes:
- the tkt gene encoding transketolase, whose product MNAHTPQTLEWSDLDLRAVNTVRALAMDAVEKSGNGHPGTAMALAPAAYLLFQKVMRHDPAAPDWVGRDRFVLSIGHSSLTLYIQLYLAGYGLTLDDLKALRQWDSLTPGHPEVGHTPGVETTTGPLGQGVGNAVGMAMAARRERGLFNPEAGPGASPFDHHVFAFCSDGDVQEGVSHEASALAATQNLGNLIMIWDDNQISIEDDTRIAHSENVLERYRAYGWHVEEVDWTATGEYVEDVDALYQAILRGKAETERPTFIKLRTVIGWPAPNKQNTGAIHGAAIGADEITATKEILGLPDEPFGVQDDVIEHTRRALDRGRQARAEWEKTFQAWRRGAGEQGDLFDRLQSGKLPEGWTDALPSFEASEKGMATRKASGEVLSSIAPVLPELWGGSADLAGSNNTTPKGEPSFLPFDRASSMFPGNPYGRVLHFGVREHGMGSILNGIALHGPTRPYGGTFLVFSDYMRPAVRLAALMKLPVTYVWTHDSIGLGEDGPTHQPIEHLWALRAIPGLDVVRPADANETAVVWRKVLETGDRPAALALTRQNLPVLDREEYAPAEDAVKGGYVLAEADGGTPEAIIIATGSEVPIALEARRALEADGTPTRVVSMPCVEWFESESQEYREQVLPSSVRTRVSVEAGIAMGWRSYVGDAGASVSLEHFGASAPYQTLYEKFGLTADAVVAAVRDSAARAGR is encoded by the coding sequence GTGAACGCCCACACCCCGCAGACACTGGAGTGGTCGGATCTCGACCTCCGCGCCGTCAACACCGTTCGGGCCCTGGCGATGGACGCCGTGGAGAAGTCGGGTAACGGACACCCCGGTACCGCGATGGCCCTGGCTCCCGCCGCCTACCTCCTGTTCCAGAAGGTCATGCGGCACGACCCGGCCGCCCCCGACTGGGTGGGCCGGGACCGGTTCGTGCTGTCGATCGGTCACTCCAGCCTCACCCTCTACATCCAGCTCTACCTGGCCGGCTACGGCCTGACCCTGGACGACCTCAAGGCCCTGCGCCAGTGGGACAGCCTCACCCCGGGCCACCCCGAGGTCGGCCACACCCCCGGCGTGGAGACCACGACCGGCCCCCTGGGCCAGGGCGTGGGCAACGCCGTCGGCATGGCCATGGCCGCGCGCCGCGAGCGCGGGCTGTTCAACCCCGAGGCCGGTCCGGGCGCGAGCCCGTTCGACCACCACGTCTTCGCCTTCTGCTCCGACGGCGACGTCCAGGAGGGGGTGAGCCACGAGGCCAGCGCCCTGGCCGCCACCCAGAACCTGGGCAACCTCATCATGATCTGGGACGACAACCAGATCTCCATCGAGGACGACACCCGGATCGCGCACTCCGAGAACGTGCTGGAGCGCTACCGCGCCTACGGCTGGCACGTCGAGGAGGTCGACTGGACCGCCACCGGCGAGTACGTCGAGGACGTCGACGCCCTCTACCAGGCGATCCTGCGCGGTAAGGCCGAGACCGAGCGTCCCACCTTCATCAAGCTGCGCACGGTCATCGGCTGGCCCGCCCCGAACAAGCAGAACACCGGCGCCATCCACGGCGCGGCCATCGGCGCCGACGAGATCACCGCCACCAAGGAGATCCTGGGTCTGCCCGACGAGCCGTTCGGGGTCCAGGACGACGTCATCGAGCACACCCGCCGCGCCCTGGACCGGGGTCGCCAGGCGCGTGCCGAGTGGGAGAAGACGTTCCAGGCCTGGCGCCGCGGCGCCGGCGAGCAGGGCGACCTCTTCGACCGCCTGCAGTCGGGCAAGCTGCCCGAGGGCTGGACGGACGCGCTGCCGTCCTTCGAGGCCAGCGAGAAGGGCATGGCCACCCGCAAGGCCAGCGGCGAGGTGCTCAGCTCCATCGCCCCGGTCCTGCCCGAGCTGTGGGGCGGCTCGGCCGACCTGGCCGGCTCCAACAACACCACGCCCAAGGGCGAGCCGTCCTTCCTGCCCTTCGACCGCGCCAGCAGCATGTTCCCCGGCAACCCGTACGGGCGCGTGCTGCACTTCGGCGTCCGTGAGCACGGCATGGGCTCGATCCTCAACGGCATCGCCCTGCACGGGCCCACCCGCCCCTACGGCGGCACCTTCCTGGTCTTCAGCGACTACATGCGCCCGGCCGTGCGCCTGGCCGCGCTGATGAAGCTGCCGGTCACCTACGTGTGGACGCACGACTCCATCGGCCTGGGCGAGGACGGCCCCACCCACCAGCCGATCGAGCACCTGTGGGCGCTGCGCGCCATCCCCGGCCTGGACGTGGTCCGCCCGGCCGACGCCAACGAGACGGCCGTGGTCTGGCGCAAGGTCCTGGAGACCGGCGACCGCCCGGCCGCGCTCGCACTGACCCGGCAGAACCTGCCCGTGCTGGACCGCGAGGAGTACGCTCCCGCCGAGGACGCGGTCAAGGGCGGCTACGTCCTGGCCGAGGCCGACGGCGGCACCCCGGAGGCGATCATCATCGCCACCGGCAGCGAGGTGCCGATCGCCCTGGAGGCGCGCCGGGCCCTGGAGGCCGACGGCACGCCCACCCGCGTGGTGTCGATGCCGTGCGTGGAGTGGTTCGAGTCCGAGAGCCAGGAGTACCGGGAGCAGGTCCTGCCCTCCTCGGTGCGCACCCGGGTCTCGGTCGAGGCCGGTATCGCCATGGGGTGGCGCTCCTACGTCGGCGACGCCGGCGCCTCGGTGAGCCTGGAGCACTTCGGTGCCTCCGCGCCCTACCAGACCCTGTACGAGAAGTTCGGCCTCACCGCCGACGCCGTCGTGGCCGCCGTCCGCGACAGCGCGGCCCGAGCCGGACGCTGA
- a CDS encoding heme o synthase, which produces MALADRAPRADAAEQAEASRRATVGQYVRAYVALSKPRVIELLLITTIPVMFVAAGGVPPLWTAVATLVFGTMSAASANAMNCYIDRDIDREMRRTRQRPGAMDLVTPRGALVYGLALAIGSTLGFLLLVNVLSAVLSVFAIAFYIFVYTMLLKRRTAQNVVWGGIAGCMPVLIGWAAVTNSLDWAPFVLFLVVFFWTPPHTWTLAMRYREDYAAAKVPMLPVVASDRRVLLECVLYSWATAIVSLIFWPVAGTTVFYGVVALVLGALLVVQAHRLLSRSLAGVSGARLKTMGFFHLSNAYLALLFVAVTIDPLIAGLLA; this is translated from the coding sequence ATGGCCCTCGCAGACCGAGCCCCGCGCGCGGACGCGGCCGAGCAGGCCGAGGCCTCCCGCAGGGCCACCGTCGGCCAGTACGTCCGCGCCTACGTCGCCCTCTCCAAACCCCGCGTCATCGAGCTCCTGCTCATCACGACGATCCCCGTGATGTTCGTCGCCGCCGGGGGTGTGCCCCCGCTGTGGACCGCGGTCGCCACCCTGGTCTTCGGCACCATGTCCGCGGCCAGCGCCAACGCGATGAACTGCTACATCGACCGCGACATCGACCGTGAGATGCGTCGCACCCGCCAGCGCCCCGGCGCGATGGACCTGGTGACCCCGCGCGGCGCCCTGGTCTACGGCCTGGCCCTGGCGATCGGGTCCACGCTCGGGTTCCTGCTGCTGGTCAACGTGCTCTCAGCGGTGCTGTCCGTCTTCGCGATCGCGTTCTACATCTTCGTCTACACGATGCTCCTCAAGCGGCGCACGGCGCAGAACGTGGTGTGGGGCGGCATCGCCGGGTGCATGCCGGTGCTGATCGGCTGGGCGGCGGTCACCAACAGCCTGGACTGGGCGCCCTTCGTGCTCTTCCTGGTCGTGTTCTTCTGGACGCCGCCGCACACCTGGACGCTGGCGATGCGCTACCGCGAGGACTACGCCGCCGCCAAGGTGCCGATGCTGCCGGTGGTCGCCAGCGACCGCCGCGTGCTGCTGGAGTGCGTGCTCTACAGCTGGGCCACCGCGATCGTCTCGCTCATCTTCTGGCCGGTCGCCGGGACCACCGTCTTCTACGGCGTGGTCGCGCTGGTCCTGGGCGCGCTGCTGGTCGTGCAGGCGCACCGCCTGCTCAGCCGCTCCCTCGCGGGTGTGAGCGGAGCCCGGCTGAAGACCATGGGCTTCTTCCACCTGTCCAACGCCTACCTGGCCCTGCTGTTCGTCGCGGTCACGATCGATCCCCTGATCGCCGGCCTGCTGGCCTGA
- a CDS encoding DUF1203 domain-containing protein codes for MTTNTATTLTHETHPIAPRVLERLRACDDAGRAREAFTDAEGGAPMRCCLRRSRTGERIMLVSYAPLRSWALERGVDPGPYDEVGPVFVHARPCEGPRGTGYPRALHGPQRTLRAYGDHGRILGGRTVELSQERAGEVDDVLARMFADPAVALVHVRAVVFGCFLAEVRPLR; via the coding sequence ATGACGACGAACACGGCGACGACCCTCACCCACGAGACACACCCGATCGCGCCGCGCGTCCTGGAACGGCTGCGCGCGTGCGACGACGCCGGACGCGCCCGGGAGGCCTTCACGGACGCCGAGGGCGGCGCCCCGATGCGCTGCTGCCTGCGCAGGAGCCGGACCGGCGAGCGCATCATGCTGGTGTCCTACGCGCCGCTGCGGAGCTGGGCCCTGGAGCGCGGCGTGGACCCCGGCCCCTACGACGAGGTCGGCCCGGTCTTCGTCCACGCGCGGCCGTGCGAGGGCCCGCGGGGCACCGGCTATCCACGCGCGTTGCACGGGCCGCAGCGGACCCTGCGCGCCTACGGCGACCACGGACGGATCCTGGGCGGCCGCACGGTGGAGCTGTCCCAGGAACGGGCCGGGGAGGTCGACGACGTCCTGGCGCGGATGTTCGCCGACCCCGCGGTGGCCCTGGTCCACGTGCGAGCGGTGGTGTTCGGCTGCTTCCTGGCCGAGGTCCGCCCGCTGCGCTGA
- a CDS encoding PrsW family intramembrane metalloprotease produces MPRLDSKAILQGRRSRYSMTLILGTTVSVVCLIGMLAYLWLLALAGGAAAGVDGAVGFMVAVGAAVVPVTILVPLILMLDRIEPEPGQVLFFAFVWGAGVAVVVSLVLNTWGQVNLAVPLFGQDLGDYVTTSLVAPVVEESAKGMVLLILLWRRRQELDSFTDGVIYAGMVAIGFAFTENILYFLSAFFDGTLVATFAIRGLVAPFGHPLYTAMIGIGVAYAATRTGALRWAAPFVGWVAAVALHGMWNGSTYFGWTGLGVAYLVLFFVLVVLLVIARGDRRSQIGAISRYLPPYISTGLVTPADITMLSSMPGRKRARDWAARNAGRRGRAAMKEYQLAATELALLHRKLDTGVPRQDWKVRRDSFLALMHVARDAFLGRAPQPVAPAWTERPDDSGFLRRSDFAHVIAQTRAQQDYAPRHGQQGPPRPGGY; encoded by the coding sequence ATGCCCCGACTCGACAGCAAGGCCATCCTCCAGGGCCGCCGCTCGCGCTATTCGATGACCCTCATCCTCGGCACGACCGTCAGCGTCGTCTGCCTCATCGGGATGCTCGCCTATCTGTGGCTGCTCGCCCTGGCCGGCGGAGCCGCCGCCGGAGTCGACGGCGCGGTCGGTTTCATGGTCGCCGTCGGGGCCGCCGTCGTGCCGGTCACGATCCTGGTGCCGTTGATCCTCATGCTCGACCGTATCGAGCCGGAGCCCGGCCAGGTGCTGTTCTTCGCCTTCGTCTGGGGCGCGGGCGTGGCCGTCGTGGTGTCCCTGGTGCTCAACACCTGGGGGCAGGTCAACCTCGCGGTGCCGCTCTTCGGACAGGATCTGGGCGACTACGTGACGACCTCGCTCGTGGCGCCGGTGGTCGAGGAGAGCGCCAAGGGCATGGTCCTGCTCATCCTGCTGTGGCGCCGCCGCCAGGAGCTGGACAGCTTCACCGACGGGGTGATCTACGCGGGGATGGTGGCCATCGGCTTCGCCTTCACCGAGAACATCCTGTACTTCCTCAGCGCGTTCTTCGACGGCACGCTGGTCGCCACGTTCGCCATCCGCGGCCTCGTCGCGCCGTTCGGGCACCCCCTCTACACCGCGATGATCGGCATCGGCGTGGCCTACGCCGCCACGCGGACCGGGGCGCTGCGCTGGGCCGCCCCCTTCGTCGGCTGGGTGGCCGCCGTCGCCCTGCACGGCATGTGGAACGGGTCGACCTACTTCGGCTGGACCGGCCTGGGGGTCGCCTACCTGGTGCTGTTCTTCGTGCTGGTGGTCCTGCTGGTGATCGCCCGGGGCGACCGCCGCTCGCAGATCGGGGCGATCAGCCGCTACCTGCCGCCCTACATCTCCACCGGTCTGGTCACCCCCGCCGACATCACCATGCTCAGCTCGATGCCGGGCCGCAAGCGGGCCCGCGACTGGGCCGCCCGCAACGCCGGCCGGCGCGGACGCGCGGCGATGAAGGAGTACCAGCTCGCCGCCACGGAGCTGGCGCTACTGCACCGCAAGCTCGACACCGGCGTGCCGCGCCAGGACTGGAAGGTGCGGCGCGACTCCTTCCTCGCGCTGATGCACGTGGCCCGGGACGCCTTCCTGGGCCGGGCCCCTCAGCCGGTGGCGCCGGCCTGGACCGAGCGCCCCGACGACTCGGGGTTCCTGCGCCGGTCGGACTTCGCGCACGTCATCGCCCAGACGAGGGCTCAACAGGACTACGCTCCCCGTCACGGCCAGCAGGGTCCGCCTCGGCCGGGAGGGTACTGA
- a CDS encoding heme A synthase, which translates to MFASPAAATTATTTVPPLAAEDISILGMPLWGWQIALAVLGVLVLVVLARTIWTPTVRSLRAWALGNIVVNAGIAVTGATVRVTSSGLGCSEWPKCTPDSFVPIDTEHAALNAAIEFGNRTLTFLVLAVGVITLIAVLRMAPRRRDLTRLAVIIPFGVLGQGVVGGITVWTDLHPASVATHFLLSMVVTFLAVALYVRSQEPEGTPRISVGPMLHSLSVGLVVVGFLLLIAGTVVTGTGPHGGDAEAPRWGLDLAMVTRIHSSLAWLTLVGALAATVIAFRTGTRRPVRMSSVALLVVVLLQGVVGYVQYALALPESLVVLHVLGSTVTWVMIARLYFATSRLVPPGAPLSTLPAEADPAGRDGERSPVEPSSGR; encoded by the coding sequence ATGTTTGCATCCCCGGCCGCCGCGACGACGGCCACGACCACGGTTCCCCCCCTCGCGGCCGAGGACATCTCCATCCTCGGCATGCCCCTGTGGGGCTGGCAGATCGCCCTGGCCGTCCTCGGGGTCCTGGTGCTCGTCGTCCTGGCGCGCACGATCTGGACCCCCACCGTCCGCTCGCTGCGGGCCTGGGCGCTGGGCAACATCGTCGTCAACGCCGGGATCGCCGTCACCGGCGCCACCGTGCGCGTGACCTCCTCGGGGCTGGGCTGCTCCGAGTGGCCCAAGTGCACGCCGGACAGCTTCGTGCCCATCGACACCGAGCACGCCGCACTCAACGCCGCGATCGAGTTCGGCAACCGGACGCTGACCTTCCTCGTGCTCGCCGTCGGCGTCATCACCCTGATCGCGGTCCTGCGGATGGCTCCGCGCCGCCGCGACCTGACCCGGCTGGCCGTGATCATCCCGTTCGGCGTCCTGGGCCAGGGCGTGGTCGGCGGCATCACCGTGTGGACCGACCTGCACCCCGCCTCCGTGGCCACGCACTTCCTGCTGTCCATGGTGGTCACGTTCCTCGCCGTGGCGCTGTACGTGCGCTCCCAGGAGCCGGAGGGCACCCCGCGGATCTCCGTGGGCCCGATGCTGCACTCCCTCAGCGTCGGCCTGGTCGTCGTGGGCTTCCTGCTGCTGATCGCGGGCACGGTCGTCACCGGCACGGGACCGCACGGCGGGGACGCCGAGGCCCCGCGCTGGGGACTGGACCTGGCGATGGTCACGCGCATCCACTCGTCGCTGGCCTGGCTGACCCTGGTGGGCGCCCTCGCCGCGACCGTGATCGCCTTCCGCACCGGCACCCGCCGACCGGTACGGATGAGCAGCGTGGCCCTACTCGTGGTGGTCCTGCTCCAGGGCGTGGTGGGCTACGTGCAGTACGCCCTGGCCCTGCCCGAGTCGCTCGTGGTCCTGCACGTGCTCGGCTCGACCGTGACGTGGGTGATGATCGCGCGCCTGTACTTCGCCACCAGCCGGCTGGTGCCGCCGGGCGCGCCGCTCAGTACCCTCCCGGCCGAGGCGGACCCTGCTGGCCGTGACGGGGAGCGTAGTCCTGTTGAGCCCTCGTCTGGGCGATGA
- a CDS encoding DMT family transporter has protein sequence MSPRTSPASTFSLRSAAEAIPPTWLVMVGIISVQTGAGVAKNLFEVLPPAAVVWLRLLTSAVLLVLVVRPALRARTRGDWMVVIGYGVALASMNLFIYQAFARIPLGIAVTIEYLGPLAIAILGSRRRIDLLWAVLAGLGVVALGLESGEMDPLGILFAVLAAAAWAGYILLSAATGRRFSGASGLAIASVVGVVLLGPLGVAEGGAALLDPRLLLFGLAVGVLSSVVPYSLELSALRRMPPRVFGVLMSLQPAAAALVGLVLLGELLTVWQWLAVACVIAASAGSTRASAAHGDGAEETEGTPPDPSREGPRRD, from the coding sequence ATGAGTCCCCGCACCTCACCCGCGTCCACGTTCTCCCTGCGCTCGGCGGCCGAGGCGATCCCGCCGACCTGGCTCGTCATGGTCGGCATCATCTCGGTCCAGACCGGCGCGGGCGTGGCCAAGAACCTGTTCGAGGTCCTGCCCCCGGCCGCGGTCGTGTGGCTGCGCCTGCTGACCTCGGCGGTGCTGCTGGTCCTGGTCGTACGGCCCGCCCTGCGGGCGCGCACGCGCGGCGACTGGATGGTGGTCATCGGCTACGGTGTCGCGCTGGCGTCGATGAACCTCTTCATCTACCAGGCCTTCGCCCGCATCCCCCTGGGCATCGCGGTCACCATCGAGTACCTGGGCCCGCTGGCCATCGCGATCCTGGGCTCGCGGCGCCGCATCGACCTGCTGTGGGCCGTCCTGGCGGGGCTGGGCGTGGTGGCGCTGGGGCTGGAGTCGGGCGAGATGGACCCGCTGGGCATCCTGTTCGCGGTCCTGGCCGCGGCCGCCTGGGCGGGCTACATCCTGCTGAGCGCCGCCACCGGGCGCAGGTTCAGCGGCGCGTCGGGGCTGGCCATCGCCAGCGTCGTCGGTGTCGTGCTCCTGGGGCCGCTGGGCGTGGCCGAGGGCGGAGCCGCCCTGCTGGACCCGCGGCTGCTGCTGTTCGGACTGGCGGTGGGCGTGCTGTCGTCGGTGGTCCCCTACTCGCTGGAGCTGAGCGCGCTGCGCCGGATGCCGCCGCGGGTCTTCGGCGTCCTCATGAGCCTGCAGCCCGCCGCGGCGGCGCTCGTGGGCCTGGTCCTGCTGGGCGAACTGCTCACCGTGTGGCAGTGGCTCGCGGTGGCGTGCGTCATCGCCGCCAGCGCCGGATCGACGCGCGCCTCCGCCGCACACGGCGACGGCGCGGAGGAGACCGAGGGGACGCCCCCGGACCCCTCACGTGAAGGACCGCGCCGGGACTAG
- a CDS encoding RICIN domain-containing protein, which yields MSRRRARVPRTHDEAFAPRWPLAAGATALLLIALIVGYVSGRFAADSAEPEESALIVQSGILVQPSGGPEEEAEPEEDEEEEPVHPAGIDPERVYVLQNVHGDRVLDVAQAATANGAATHLWDRHDQENQQWRFVPVDDGYYEIEGVGSGKVLEIAADGPGATLLTRTGDPHQHWAPVEVGDGVVRLVNRATSQALEAQGGAPDNGTAVVQAPDGGHAHQQWRLLPLG from the coding sequence ATGTCCCGACGCCGCGCACGCGTCCCCCGTACGCACGACGAGGCGTTCGCGCCGCGGTGGCCACTGGCCGCCGGGGCCACCGCGCTGTTGCTGATCGCGCTCATCGTCGGCTACGTCTCGGGCCGCTTCGCGGCCGACTCGGCCGAGCCGGAGGAGTCGGCGCTGATCGTGCAGTCCGGCATCCTCGTCCAGCCCTCGGGCGGCCCCGAGGAGGAGGCCGAGCCGGAGGAGGACGAGGAGGAGGAACCCGTCCACCCGGCCGGGATCGACCCGGAACGCGTGTACGTCCTGCAGAACGTGCACGGCGACCGTGTCCTGGACGTCGCCCAGGCCGCCACCGCCAACGGCGCCGCCACCCACCTGTGGGACCGCCACGACCAGGAGAACCAGCAGTGGCGGTTCGTTCCCGTGGACGACGGCTACTACGAGATCGAGGGCGTGGGCAGCGGCAAGGTCCTGGAGATCGCCGCCGACGGCCCGGGGGCCACGCTCCTCACGCGCACCGGGGACCCCCACCAGCACTGGGCGCCGGTGGAGGTCGGTGACGGCGTGGTCCGGCTCGTCAACCGCGCGACCTCGCAGGCGCTGGAGGCCCAGGGCGGGGCGCCCGACAACGGCACGGCGGTGGTCCAGGCGCCCGACGGCGGGCACGCCCACCAGCAGTGGCGCCTGCTGCCCCTGGGCTGA
- a CDS encoding inositol monophosphatase family protein — MAIDMDAVTEVLREAAETAVLPRFRSLSAGEVTEKSPGEIVTVADREAEELITPRLRAIADAPVVGEEAASSDPSLIEALRTEPLVWLVDPLDGTRNFVRGSTDFAVMAALVRQGSTVAAWIVRPTEGRAYVAERGSGAWRDGERLHRAPAPVEPSRMRGAVLSRFLGPAARARVSAAEPKFAELGSGAHCAGVDYPLLAEGALDFVLFHRTLPWDHAPGTLLLTEAGGVAQRPDGSEYRPDDDRVGLLDAADPEAWESARSLLM, encoded by the coding sequence ATGGCGATCGATATGGACGCGGTGACCGAGGTCCTGCGTGAGGCGGCCGAGACGGCCGTCCTCCCCCGCTTCCGCTCCCTGAGCGCGGGCGAGGTGACGGAGAAGTCCCCTGGTGAGATCGTGACGGTGGCCGACCGCGAGGCCGAGGAGCTGATCACGCCGCGACTGCGCGCGATCGCCGACGCCCCCGTCGTGGGCGAGGAGGCCGCCTCGTCCGACCCCTCCCTGATCGAGGCGTTGCGGACCGAGCCCCTGGTCTGGCTCGTGGACCCGCTGGACGGAACGCGCAACTTCGTCCGCGGCAGCACCGACTTCGCCGTGATGGCCGCCCTGGTGCGCCAGGGAAGCACGGTCGCGGCGTGGATCGTGCGCCCGACCGAGGGCCGCGCCTACGTCGCCGAGCGCGGCTCCGGCGCCTGGCGCGACGGCGAGCGCCTGCACCGCGCTCCCGCGCCCGTCGAGCCCTCCAGGATGCGGGGCGCCGTGCTCAGCCGGTTCCTGGGTCCGGCGGCGCGAGCGCGCGTGTCCGCCGCCGAGCCGAAGTTCGCCGAACTGGGATCGGGCGCGCACTGCGCCGGGGTGGACTACCCGCTCCTGGCCGAGGGCGCGCTGGACTTCGTGCTGTTCCACCGGACCCTGCCCTGGGACCACGCTCCCGGCACGCTGCTGCTCACCGAGGCCGGCGGCGTGGCGCAGCGCCCGGACGGCTCCGAGTACCGGCCCGATGACGACCGGGTGGGCCTGCTCGACGCCGCCGACCCCGAGGCCTGGGAGTCGGCCCGTTCGCTCCTGATGTGA
- a CDS encoding ABC transporter permease gives MTEHTSSTSIPTPASDGGTTPDDIALFTPAPGAAPLWRMVAAQAGLELRVMLRHGEQFLLTMVIPVLLLVGFSLTTVLDVGEGPRVDALTPGVLALAVMSTSFTGLAIGTGFERRYGVLKRLGATPLSRFGLLAAKTLAVLAVQAIQISVLCAVALALGWSPALGAGTAAAALLLVLLATAAFSSLALLMAGTLRAEATLAGANLVYVLMLGLGGVLFPTSSFPGPVENAVALLPITALSSGLRTALADGSLPGLGVYAVLAVWVLVAGLLASRLFRWD, from the coding sequence ATGACCGAGCACACCTCCAGCACCTCCATTCCGACTCCCGCGTCGGACGGCGGCACGACGCCGGACGACATCGCGCTGTTCACCCCGGCCCCGGGGGCCGCGCCGCTGTGGCGCATGGTCGCCGCCCAGGCCGGCCTGGAACTGCGGGTCATGCTGCGCCACGGCGAACAGTTCCTGCTGACCATGGTCATCCCCGTCCTGCTCCTGGTGGGCTTCAGCCTGACCACGGTCCTGGACGTGGGCGAGGGCCCGCGGGTGGACGCCCTCACCCCCGGCGTGCTGGCGCTGGCCGTGATGTCGACGTCGTTCACCGGGCTGGCCATCGGCACGGGCTTCGAGCGGCGCTACGGCGTGCTCAAGCGCCTGGGCGCCACACCCCTGTCCCGGTTCGGGCTGCTGGCCGCCAAGACGCTGGCCGTCCTGGCGGTGCAGGCCATCCAGATCTCGGTGCTGTGCGCGGTCGCGCTGGCGCTGGGCTGGTCGCCCGCGCTCGGAGCCGGCACGGCGGCCGCGGCCCTGCTCCTGGTGCTGCTCGCCACGGCGGCGTTCAGCTCGCTGGCCCTGCTGATGGCGGGCACCCTGCGGGCGGAGGCGACGCTGGCGGGCGCGAACCTGGTGTACGTGCTCATGCTGGGCCTGGGCGGCGTGCTCTTCCCCACCAGCAGCTTCCCCGGACCCGTGGAGAACGCGGTGGCGCTGCTGCCGATCACCGCGCTGAGCTCGGGACTGCGCACCGCGCTGGCCGACGGCTCGCTGCCCGGCCTGGGCGTGTACGCCGTGCTCGCCGTGTGGGTACTCGTGGCGGGCCTGCTGGCCAGCCGCCTCTTCCGCTGGGACTGA
- a CDS encoding ABC transporter ATP-binding protein, with protein sequence MDTAAVEVVDLVKRYGATTAVTGLSFTARRGAVTALLGPNGAGKTSTIEICEGFRARDGGKVRVLGLDPATDSAALKPRVGVMPQSGGVPTGARAAEWLRLLASFHASPIEPRVLLERLGLTSVSTTPFRRLSGGQQQRLSLACAVVGRPELVFLDEPTAGLDPQARRATWDLVTALRAAGVAVILSTHHMEEAERLADHVVVIDRGAVVAQGSPAGLTEDRREVCFQAAGPVDTEALGTALPAGGRVSATETPDGRREYVITTEDPDALGPEFLATVTAWCASVGLLAEDLRVRRRTLEDVFLELTGRELRD encoded by the coding sequence ATGGACACAGCCGCGGTCGAGGTCGTCGACCTGGTCAAGCGCTACGGCGCCACCACCGCCGTGACGGGGCTCAGCTTCACCGCCCGCCGCGGTGCGGTGACGGCGCTGCTCGGACCCAACGGCGCGGGCAAGACGAGCACCATCGAGATCTGCGAGGGCTTTCGCGCCCGCGACGGCGGCAAGGTGCGCGTGCTGGGCCTGGACCCCGCGACCGACTCCGCCGCGCTCAAGCCCCGGGTCGGCGTGATGCCCCAGTCCGGCGGGGTGCCCACGGGCGCCCGCGCCGCCGAGTGGCTGCGCCTACTGGCCTCCTTCCACGCCAGCCCGATCGAGCCCCGGGTGCTGCTGGAGCGGCTCGGCCTGACCTCCGTGTCCACCACGCCCTTCCGGCGCCTGTCCGGCGGCCAGCAGCAGCGCCTGTCGCTGGCCTGCGCGGTCGTGGGCCGGCCCGAGCTGGTCTTCCTGGACGAGCCCACCGCCGGGCTCGACCCCCAGGCCCGCAGGGCCACCTGGGACCTGGTCACCGCCCTGCGCGCGGCCGGCGTCGCGGTCATCCTCTCCACGCACCATATGGAGGAGGCCGAGCGGCTGGCCGACCACGTGGTGGTCATCGACCGCGGCGCGGTCGTCGCCCAGGGATCGCCGGCCGGACTCACCGAGGACCGCCGCGAGGTGTGCTTCCAGGCGGCCGGCCCGGTGGACACCGAGGCGCTGGGCACCGCACTGCCCGCGGGCGGCCGGGTGAGCGCCACCGAGACGCCCGACGGCCGACGCGAGTACGTGATCACCACCGAGGACCCCGACGCCCTGGGACCGGAGTTCCTGGCCACGGTCACCGCCTGGTGCGCCTCGGTCGGGCTGCTCGCCGAGGACCTGCGCGTTCGGCGGCGTACCCTCGAAGACGTCTTCCTCGAACTCACCGGCCGGGAACTGCGGGACTGA